In Photobacterium sp. TLY01, the following proteins share a genomic window:
- a CDS encoding RimK/LysX family protein translates to MPAVKPQPKKVKTRDGKLILGQHEWVWFSPAKQYVKVQINQAQKSSTLGVTALVPFERDGNEWVKFKARGMDFELPVIRWAGKEDTKSAVVQVRTVLGDLNALTDFALVKGDAVVLGENFTKDVAIVDSTREFVQPKRSN, encoded by the coding sequence GTGCCTGCGGTTAAGCCTCAGCCCAAGAAAGTAAAAACCCGAGATGGAAAGTTGATTCTTGGTCAGCACGAATGGGTATGGTTCAGTCCGGCAAAACAATATGTCAAAGTACAGATTAACCAGGCACAAAAATCATCGACGCTGGGTGTGACAGCACTGGTTCCGTTTGAGCGTGATGGTAATGAATGGGTGAAATTTAAGGCGCGGGGTATGGATTTCGAACTCCCTGTGATCCGATGGGCAGGTAAAGAGGACACTAAGTCCGCCGTTGTTCAGGTAAGAACGGTTCTGGGCGATCTGAACGCCTTAACCGACTTTGCTCTGGTGAAAGGTGATGCGGTTGTATTGGGTGAAAATTTCACGAAAGATGTCGCGATTGTCGATTCAACCCGAGAGTTTGTGCAGCCTAAAAGAAGTAATTGA
- a CDS encoding DUF2797 domain-containing protein, with the protein MQGTLSKMRSSLGDVVSYQLLVGEQTLDLNPLIGHHLQLTFSGNIFCDACGRKTKKSYSQGHCFPCMKKLARCDMCVMKPETCHYAQGTCREPEWGDTHCMVPHYVYLSNTSGLKVGITRHTQIPTRWIDQGATQALPILKVKNRHLSGLVEVALAEFIADKTNWRAMLKGDAESIDLAKEAEKLLPAIEEKLQDLLLHFGADSIERLESDLVEITYPVSAYPKKIQSHNFDKESVVEGILLGMKGQYLIFDTGVINVRKFTSYEVSVETRPA; encoded by the coding sequence ATGCAAGGTACATTAAGTAAAATGCGTTCATCACTTGGCGATGTCGTCAGTTATCAACTGCTGGTTGGAGAGCAAACGCTTGATCTGAACCCGCTGATTGGCCATCACCTGCAGCTCACTTTCAGTGGCAATATTTTCTGCGATGCCTGCGGAAGAAAAACAAAAAAGAGCTATTCACAAGGGCATTGCTTTCCGTGTATGAAAAAACTGGCCCGTTGTGACATGTGTGTCATGAAACCGGAAACCTGTCACTATGCACAAGGCACATGCCGGGAGCCTGAATGGGGTGACACACACTGTATGGTGCCTCACTATGTGTACCTGTCCAACACGTCCGGCCTTAAAGTCGGAATCACCCGCCATACCCAAATTCCGACACGCTGGATTGATCAGGGTGCCACACAGGCTTTACCGATACTCAAAGTAAAGAACCGTCATCTTTCCGGGCTCGTTGAGGTTGCGTTAGCTGAATTTATTGCCGATAAAACCAACTGGCGGGCAATGTTGAAGGGAGATGCAGAGTCGATCGATTTAGCCAAAGAAGCAGAAAAGCTGCTGCCAGCGATTGAGGAAAAGTTACAGGATTTGTTGCTGCATTTTGGTGCGGATTCCATTGAACGTCTTGAATCAGACCTGGTCGAGATTACCTACCCTGTGAGTGCGTATCCAAAGAAAATACAATCCCATAATTTCGACAAAGAATCTGTTGTTGAAGGGATACTGCTTGGCATGAAAGGCCAATACCTGATCTTCGACACGGGTGTGATCAATGTGCGAAAATTCACCAGCTACGAAGTCTCGGTAGAGACCCGTCCCGCTTAA
- a CDS encoding fatty acid cis/trans isomerase, with translation MTVHFPKLTRRPVLLFLVLIVSGCATYAGFNLDQMYGKPAPQTRILPAETSLAQRYLNEVKPLVENRCVVCHACYDAPCQLKMSSAEGIDRGSNKEKVYQGTRLVAANTTRMFVDAHSTEEWRKKGFSPVLNERVQSSEANTQLSVISRMLMLKQNHPLPDEKVLSGNWDFSLDRNEQCPTIEEMSAYEQSYPLWGMPYGLPQLPDHENQILMDWVAAGAPMTSQSEIPQAVKPQIAEWERFLNGDDFKHQLTARYLFEHWFVSHLYFPDAEPASDQTAFFRIVRSRTAPGKPVDIIATRRPFDDPGVQRVYYRILPVRETIVDKTHMPFALTGERMARLKAHFIEPGYTVSALPGYTPELAANPLLAFEQLPVGARYRYMIDNAQHTIMGFIKGPVCRGQLALNVINDRFWVVFVDPDIADSPQVAAFYATQADNLRLPAEKNSTTLPLHNWVTYSKQQGRFLRAKNAYLNDAFKNGQHLTTDLIWDGDGTNDNAALTIFRHFDSATVVKGLVGEQPKTAWVLDYSLIERIHYLLVAGFDVYGNFGHQLLTRMYMDFLRMEGESNFLSLLPPATRRSELANWYQDANQSLLHYLEGDINDFSQPSGIEYKTSNPKAELLGMLQSKLKGVDQNHTRYALDNVQLNKESISQLHALARIQGRQATLFPELTFIMIEPTDTNVPPQLLTLVRNSAHKNISSLFDEEKNRLPSNDNLTLVNGLLGSYPSAFWHIREADLQDVVSQAKRIYSEEDYRALLDHVAVRRTNPDFWPFSDKLNQIYRQNRPIESGLLDYNRLENR, from the coding sequence ATGACTGTTCATTTTCCCAAACTGACCCGACGTCCGGTGTTACTTTTCCTGGTCTTGATTGTCTCCGGTTGTGCAACATACGCGGGGTTTAATCTCGACCAGATGTACGGCAAACCTGCCCCTCAGACAAGAATCCTGCCTGCGGAGACAAGTCTGGCTCAACGCTACCTGAACGAAGTCAAACCTTTGGTTGAGAATCGCTGTGTTGTTTGTCATGCCTGTTACGATGCGCCCTGCCAGTTAAAAATGTCCTCTGCGGAAGGCATCGACCGAGGGTCAAACAAAGAAAAAGTCTATCAGGGCACGCGGCTGGTCGCCGCCAATACCACACGCATGTTTGTGGATGCCCACAGCACTGAAGAGTGGCGCAAAAAAGGATTCTCCCCGGTACTCAACGAAAGAGTCCAAAGTTCAGAAGCCAATACCCAGCTCAGTGTGATCTCAAGAATGCTCATGCTGAAACAAAATCATCCTCTGCCTGATGAGAAGGTACTGTCTGGCAACTGGGATTTCTCCCTCGACAGAAATGAGCAATGTCCGACCATTGAGGAAATGTCAGCTTATGAACAAAGTTACCCTTTGTGGGGCATGCCGTATGGCTTACCGCAGCTGCCAGATCATGAAAATCAGATTTTGATGGACTGGGTTGCCGCCGGTGCACCGATGACATCGCAATCTGAGATCCCTCAAGCCGTTAAACCTCAGATAGCAGAATGGGAACGTTTTCTCAATGGAGACGACTTCAAACATCAGCTGACCGCTCGTTATCTGTTTGAACACTGGTTTGTATCGCACCTTTATTTTCCCGATGCTGAGCCAGCATCAGATCAGACCGCATTCTTCAGGATTGTCCGTTCGCGTACAGCACCAGGCAAACCGGTAGATATCATTGCCACCCGTCGCCCCTTTGATGATCCGGGCGTTCAACGGGTTTACTACCGGATCCTGCCGGTTCGGGAAACCATTGTCGATAAAACCCATATGCCCTTTGCCCTGACCGGCGAACGCATGGCTCGACTGAAAGCCCACTTCATTGAGCCTGGCTATACAGTCAGTGCACTGCCCGGCTATACCCCAGAACTTGCAGCTAATCCTTTGCTCGCCTTTGAGCAACTTCCGGTGGGTGCCCGTTACCGTTATATGATTGATAACGCCCAGCACACGATTATGGGGTTCATCAAAGGGCCTGTCTGCCGGGGGCAACTGGCATTGAATGTCATCAATGACAGATTCTGGGTTGTCTTCGTCGATCCGGATATCGCAGATTCCCCGCAAGTGGCGGCTTTTTACGCCACTCAGGCCGATAATCTTCGCTTGCCGGCAGAAAAAAACAGCACCACTCTGCCACTACATAACTGGGTGACCTATTCCAAGCAACAGGGACGCTTCCTGAGAGCAAAAAATGCCTACCTCAATGATGCTTTCAAAAACGGCCAGCATCTGACGACCGACTTAATCTGGGATGGCGATGGCACCAACGACAACGCCGCTCTCACAATTTTCCGCCATTTTGACAGTGCAACCGTCGTAAAAGGTTTGGTCGGTGAGCAACCCAAAACCGCCTGGGTGCTGGACTATTCATTAATTGAACGTATCCACTACCTGCTGGTTGCGGGTTTCGATGTGTACGGCAACTTTGGTCACCAGTTACTCACGCGGATGTATATGGACTTTCTGCGGATGGAAGGTGAGTCAAACTTCCTGTCGCTCCTGCCTCCAGCGACACGCCGTAGTGAACTGGCCAACTGGTATCAGGATGCAAACCAAAGCCTGTTGCATTACCTTGAAGGGGATATCAACGACTTCTCACAACCGTCCGGCATTGAGTATAAAACGTCAAACCCCAAAGCCGAACTACTGGGCATGCTGCAGTCCAAGCTCAAAGGTGTTGACCAGAATCACACCCGTTACGCACTGGACAATGTGCAACTCAATAAAGAGAGCATCAGTCAGTTACATGCTTTAGCCCGGATACAAGGCCGTCAGGCCACGCTGTTTCCTGAATTGACCTTTATCATGATTGAGCCAACAGACACAAATGTACCACCACAGTTACTTACTCTGGTCCGTAACAGCGCTCATAAGAACATCTCCAGCCTGTTTGATGAAGAGAAAAATCGATTACCGTCTAACGATAATCTGACACTGGTCAACGGTTTGCTGGGCAGTTACCCAAGCGCTTTCTGGCATATCAGAGAAGCCGACTTGCAGGATGTTGTTTCGCAAGCCAAGCGAATTTACAGTGAGGAGGACTACCGGGCACTGCTGGATCACGTTGCCGTTCGGCGAACCAATCCTGATTTCTGGCCATTCAGCGATAAGTTAAATCAAATCTATCGCCAGAACAGGCCGATTGAAAGCGGCTTGCTGGACTACAACCGCCTGGAAAACCGCTAA
- a CDS encoding DUF3069 domain-containing protein: MSEIEKQDLDQVENAEYTLDDCSPELRQVVEFEKVPDELLNMLINVYKVSETTSREAWDELPGSAQNVLDNFEQFHALVALSQSYAGVDFLTEMQETQLPDHMSDEEQSEYKAVLLDKVLRNCVKDLCKQLKQARRHPPMKKEFQAIFSQ; encoded by the coding sequence ATGTCTGAGATTGAAAAACAAGACCTGGATCAGGTTGAAAACGCAGAATACACACTGGATGATTGTTCGCCCGAACTGCGTCAGGTTGTTGAATTCGAGAAAGTACCTGACGAGCTGCTCAACATGCTGATCAATGTGTATAAAGTTTCAGAGACGACATCACGTGAAGCGTGGGATGAGCTGCCAGGCAGCGCGCAAAATGTTCTGGACAACTTTGAACAATTTCATGCACTTGTTGCATTAAGCCAAAGCTATGCCGGTGTTGACTTTTTGACCGAAATGCAAGAGACACAGTTGCCTGATCACATGAGTGATGAAGAGCAAAGCGAGTACAAAGCCGTGCTGCTTGATAAAGTGCTGCGCAATTGTGTGAAAGACCTGTGCAAGCAATTGAAGCAGGCGCGTCGTCATCCGCCAATGAAGAAAGAGTTCCAGGCTATCTTCAGTCAGTAA